In Phormidium ambiguum IAM M-71, one genomic interval encodes:
- a CDS encoding phosphoglucomutase/phosphomannomutase family protein, which produces MTVHSSFVPITVNPIKFGTDGWRGVIAADFTFERVALVAPIAAQVLAKEYGNSTNSRTVIVGHDRRFMAETFARTAAEAIRAVGFDVLLTDTFAPTPAFSWAAKNLNALGAIVITASHNPGSYLGLKVKGAFGGSVSPEVTKQIEALLEQKLPTAAQPGKLEMFNPWPSYCEGLRVKVNIDQICNAIKEGKLTVFADVMHGAAATGIEQILGIPVKEINSDRDPLFEGGAPEPLPKYLGKLFQVMKEHRANNPDSLSVGLVFDGDSDRVAAVDGQGNFLSSQVLIPILIEHLATKRGISGEVVKTVSGSDLIPKVAAHYQLPIFETAVGYKYIADRMLETSVLLGGEESGGIGYGTHIPERDALLSALYVLEAVVESGKDLSELYSNLQEKTNFNSAYDRIDLPLASMDVRARLLQQLQNQPVKEIAGQSVIDCNTIDGYKFRLADGSWLMIRFSGTEPVLRLYCEAANLDEVHQRLNWANDWANSV; this is translated from the coding sequence ATGACGGTTCACTCTTCTTTTGTGCCAATTACTGTTAATCCAATTAAATTTGGCACAGATGGTTGGCGAGGTGTAATAGCAGCTGATTTTACCTTTGAGCGCGTGGCTTTGGTAGCACCAATCGCCGCTCAAGTTTTAGCCAAAGAATATGGTAATAGTACCAATAGTCGTACAGTTATCGTCGGTCACGATCGCCGTTTTATGGCAGAAACCTTTGCGCGAACAGCAGCAGAGGCAATTCGTGCTGTTGGATTTGATGTATTGTTAACGGACACTTTTGCTCCTACTCCCGCTTTTAGTTGGGCAGCAAAAAACCTCAATGCTTTAGGTGCTATTGTAATCACAGCTAGTCATAATCCAGGTAGCTATTTAGGTTTAAAAGTCAAGGGTGCATTTGGCGGATCGGTTTCTCCAGAAGTAACTAAACAAATAGAAGCTTTGTTAGAGCAAAAATTGCCAACCGCAGCACAGCCGGGAAAATTAGAAATGTTTAATCCCTGGCCTAGCTATTGCGAAGGATTACGAGTTAAGGTAAATATTGACCAAATCTGTAATGCAATTAAAGAAGGTAAATTAACAGTATTTGCTGATGTAATGCACGGCGCGGCAGCAACAGGAATTGAGCAAATTTTAGGAATACCTGTTAAAGAAATTAACAGCGATCGAGATCCTTTATTTGAAGGTGGTGCGCCGGAACCATTACCAAAATATTTGGGCAAACTGTTTCAAGTAATGAAAGAACATCGGGCTAATAATCCTGATAGTTTGTCAGTTGGTTTAGTTTTTGATGGAGATAGCGATCGCGTTGCGGCGGTTGATGGACAAGGTAACTTTTTAAGTTCTCAAGTGTTAATTCCGATTTTAATCGAACACTTGGCAACTAAAAGAGGTATCAGCGGTGAAGTTGTAAAAACCGTCAGTGGTTCCGATCTAATTCCCAAAGTAGCAGCACATTATCAACTACCAATATTTGAAACGGCAGTGGGGTACAAATATATTGCCGATCGAATGTTGGAAACCTCAGTTTTACTCGGTGGCGAAGAATCTGGTGGTATTGGTTATGGCACTCATATTCCCGAAAGAGATGCTTTGTTATCGGCTTTATATGTGCTAGAAGCAGTTGTTGAATCGGGTAAAGATTTAAGCGAATTGTACAGTAATTTGCAGGAAAAAACTAACTTTAATTCTGCTTACGATCGCATAGATTTGCCTTTGGCAAGTATGGATGTAAGAGCGCGTCTTTTACAGCAATTACAAAATCAACCAGTGAAAGAAATCGCAGGTCAATCAGTTATTGATTGCAACACAATTGATGGCTATAAGTTCCGATTAGCTGATGGTAGTTGGTTGATGATTCGCTTTAGCGGTACTGAACCAGTATTGCGCTTATATTGTGAAGCTGCCAATCTTGATGAAGTACATCAAAGGCTTAATTGGGCTAATGATTGGGCAAATTCAGTTTAG
- the rdgB gene encoding RdgB/HAM1 family non-canonical purine NTP pyrophosphatase, whose amino-acid sequence MTKLLVVATSNPGKLLEMQDYLTDVDVELQLKPDELEIEETGETFSENACLKASQVAKAMGKWAIADDSGLEVEALEGAPGIYSARYGSSDRDRIERLLFELGNELNREARFVCVIAIARPDGSIALQTEGICPGEILHSPRGNNGFGYDPVFYVPEHDLSFAEMTPELKKSVSHRGKAFQILLPQLQKLDFRS is encoded by the coding sequence ATGACAAAGTTATTAGTAGTTGCTACAAGTAATCCCGGTAAGTTGTTAGAAATGCAGGATTACTTAACAGATGTAGATGTAGAATTGCAACTCAAACCTGATGAATTAGAAATAGAAGAAACAGGGGAAACTTTTAGTGAAAATGCTTGCTTGAAGGCATCTCAAGTAGCAAAAGCAATGGGAAAATGGGCGATCGCAGATGATTCCGGTTTAGAAGTAGAAGCGTTAGAGGGTGCGCCGGGAATTTATTCGGCTCGTTACGGTAGTAGCGATCGAGATCGCATTGAAAGATTACTGTTTGAATTAGGTAATGAGTTAAATCGAGAAGCAAGGTTTGTTTGTGTAATTGCGATCGCTCGTCCTGATGGTTCTATTGCCTTACAAACTGAAGGGATTTGTCCGGGAGAAATATTACATTCTCCACGAGGTAATAACGGATTTGGTTACGATCCAGTTTTTTATGTTCCAGAACATGATCTCTCTTTTGCAGAAATGACCCCAGAGTTAAAGAAATCTGTGAGTCATCGCGGAAAAGCATTTCAAATCTTACTACCCCAATTACAAAAATTAGATTTTAGATCCTAG
- a CDS encoding P-II family nitrogen regulator: MKKVEAIIRPFKLDEVKIALVNAGIVGMTVSEVRGFGRQKGQTERYRGSEYTVEFLQKLKVEVVIEDSQVELVVDKIISAARTGEIGDGKIFISPVETVVRIRTGEKNIEAI, translated from the coding sequence TTGAAAAAAGTAGAAGCGATTATTAGGCCATTCAAACTTGATGAAGTCAAGATAGCCTTAGTTAATGCAGGTATTGTAGGGATGACAGTTTCCGAAGTGCGTGGTTTTGGTCGCCAAAAAGGTCAAACTGAACGCTATCGCGGTTCTGAATACACTGTAGAATTTCTCCAAAAACTCAAAGTAGAGGTTGTAATTGAAGATAGTCAAGTTGAGTTAGTCGTTGACAAAATCATCTCTGCTGCAAGAACTGGAGAAATTGGTGATGGGAAGATTTTCATCTCTCCTGTGGAAACAGTAGTTCGGATTCGGACAGGGGAAAAGAATATAGAAGCAATCTAA
- a CDS encoding DUF3153 domain-containing protein: MKDQKPKTKNRFLGFLPLILCIVTLLTGCVKYDIGINFAGLNKGEIVQKIQIGERLKNFSNETFDEWLKSIETRTKNLEGKVKKTSDRELIVTIPFNNGKDLETKYNKFFNPVQAQQNQYVSERDENLPELRSDFQLKQSNFLFLVRNHLIYDLDLRSLSLTSTSADGNVKIDPGSLLNLEFRLNTPKLAQSVIKGENAINPQIQADSKQLIWELQPGKINHLEAVFWLPSPLGIGTFLIILLVLGGRFLKYQVLTNPGKSQPRKIPQA; this comes from the coding sequence GTGAAGGATCAAAAGCCGAAAACAAAAAATAGATTTCTGGGATTTTTACCCTTAATTCTATGTATTGTCACTTTGTTAACTGGTTGCGTTAAGTATGATATAGGAATTAATTTTGCGGGACTTAATAAAGGCGAAATTGTCCAAAAGATTCAGATTGGAGAACGGCTGAAGAATTTCAGCAATGAAACTTTTGATGAATGGTTAAAGAGTATTGAAACTCGCACGAAAAACTTAGAAGGAAAAGTGAAAAAAACTTCCGATCGAGAACTAATTGTGACCATTCCTTTTAATAACGGTAAAGATTTGGAAACAAAGTATAACAAATTTTTCAATCCAGTTCAGGCACAACAAAATCAATATGTAAGCGAGCGAGATGAAAATTTACCAGAGTTGCGATCGGACTTTCAATTAAAACAAAGTAATTTTTTGTTTTTGGTACGCAATCATTTGATTTATGATTTGGATTTGCGATCGCTCTCCTTAACCTCAACTTCTGCTGATGGCAACGTTAAAATCGATCCTGGTTCTTTATTAAATCTAGAGTTTCGTTTGAATACTCCTAAATTAGCCCAAAGCGTAATTAAAGGAGAAAATGCCATTAATCCTCAAATACAAGCCGACAGCAAACAATTAATTTGGGAATTACAACCAGGAAAAATAAATCATCTAGAAGCAGTTTTTTGGCTTCCTAGCCCTTTGGGAATTGGTACTTTTTTAATTATTTTGCTGGTTTTGGGCGGCAGGTTTTTGAAATACCAAGTATTAACTAATCCCGGAAAATCTCAACCAAGAAAAATTCCCCAAGCCTAA
- the argB gene encoding acetylglutamate kinase produces MVKEIDYTPTNDATRVRVLSEALPYIQQFAGRTVVIKYGGAAMKDSSLKDKVMRDIVFLSCVGLRPVVVHGGGPEINSWLDKLGIEPQFKNGLRVTDAPTMEVVEMVLVGKVNKEIVTLINQAGGLAVGLCGKDGNLIKARPEGQEGIGFVGEVSAVNISVLDSLLKSGYIPVVSSVAADDNGQAYNINADTVAGELAAALGAEKLILLTDTPGILRDYKDPSTLITKMDIQEARALISSGVVGGGMIPKVNCCVRSLAQGVRATHILDGRVPHALLLEILSDAGIGSMIVASEFMNTRK; encoded by the coding sequence ATGGTTAAAGAAATTGATTATACTCCGACCAATGATGCCACTCGCGTCCGCGTACTTAGCGAAGCATTACCTTATATTCAACAATTTGCTGGACGCACTGTGGTGATTAAGTACGGTGGCGCAGCCATGAAAGACAGTTCGCTTAAAGATAAAGTCATGCGTGATATTGTCTTTTTATCATGTGTCGGCTTGCGTCCAGTTGTGGTGCATGGTGGAGGGCCGGAAATCAACTCTTGGTTGGATAAACTCGGAATAGAACCACAATTTAAAAATGGTTTACGAGTGACAGATGCACCCACAATGGAAGTTGTGGAAATGGTTTTGGTAGGTAAGGTAAATAAAGAAATTGTCACTTTAATTAATCAAGCTGGTGGTTTAGCAGTTGGATTGTGTGGCAAAGATGGTAATTTGATCAAAGCACGTCCCGAAGGTCAAGAAGGAATTGGCTTTGTCGGAGAAGTTAGTGCGGTAAATATTAGCGTCTTAGATTCCTTACTCAAGAGTGGATATATTCCCGTAGTTTCTAGTGTCGCAGCTGATGATAATGGACAAGCTTATAATATCAATGCTGATACTGTAGCTGGGGAATTAGCAGCAGCTTTAGGTGCAGAAAAGTTAATCTTGCTAACAGATACTCCGGGGATTTTAAGAGATTACAAAGACCCTTCTACTTTGATTACTAAAATGGATATTCAAGAAGCACGGGCTTTGATTTCTTCTGGTGTTGTTGGCGGGGGAATGATTCCAAAAGTAAATTGTTGTGTGCGGAGTTTAGCTCAAGGTGTTCGCGCTACTCATATTTTAGATGGTCGTGTTCCCCATGCTTTACTGTTAGAAATTCTCTCAGATGCAGGGATTGGTTCGATGATTGTTGCTTCTGAGTTTATGAATACTAGAAAGTAA
- a CDS encoding shikimate kinase, with protein sequence MNNILKDISIYLIGMMGAGKSTVGKLLAQELGYSRFFDTDTLIEQLAKGQTINEIFTTVGEEGFREIETQVLAELSSYKKTVISTGGGIVTRQKNWSYLRHGLIVWLDVPVELLIKRLAADNTRPLLKDTDPETKLRSLLAQRQPLYRQADLQITVQPQETPEQITKRILEAIPSVVLPLTVPPGDFN encoded by the coding sequence GTGAACAATATTCTCAAAGACATAAGCATTTATTTAATTGGCATGATGGGTGCGGGAAAAAGCACTGTAGGTAAATTACTAGCACAAGAACTAGGTTACAGCCGTTTTTTTGACACCGACACCTTAATTGAACAGTTAGCCAAAGGTCAAACCATTAACGAAATTTTTACAACTGTTGGTGAAGAAGGCTTCCGGGAAATAGAAACACAAGTATTAGCAGAACTCTCCAGCTACAAAAAAACCGTTATTTCCACAGGCGGGGGTATAGTAACGCGACAGAAAAATTGGAGTTATTTACGGCATGGTTTGATCGTCTGGTTAGATGTGCCAGTAGAATTACTGATAAAGCGTTTGGCAGCGGACAACACCCGACCCCTGTTAAAGGACACTGATCCAGAGACAAAACTGCGATCGCTTTTAGCGCAAAGACAGCCACTTTATCGCCAAGCTGACTTACAAATTACAGTTCAACCCCAAGAAACACCCGAACAAATCACCAAACGTATTTTAGAAGCAATTCCCTCAGTGGTTTTACCACTAACAGTTCCTCCGGGAGATTTTAATTGA
- a CDS encoding NB-ARC domain-containing protein, translating to MLSTLKQVESGEFIEAAYNWKLEKLYVDLASAKNKGLTPVEKKILRGLLCGYSPREIADIIYHSSSSSSVRVYLSNALYKYIEVMLSSQTSQKVKINHWSRVTKLLEEAGYKLSVSLPPKIVSTLVEKEEAHQSEITENFDWGEAVDVSLFYGRNKELGQLENWIIQDRCRLVSLLGMGGIGKTALSVKLAKQIQHNFKYVIWRSLNQAPQLSELLANLIEFLAQQQNSNFTLSATTSGRITQLIEYFRQSRCLLVLDNVDTLLQSHNSAGSFSPEYKEYRQFFQRIGEVLHQSCLVLTSREKLKAVAAIEGVNLPVRSFQIKDLSEVDCQEIIKAKGVTCSEYEWRLLISRYSGNPLALKIVLTTIMELFDGKVASFLKQNLLVFGGVRELIEEQFNRTSKIERQVLYWLADKQDILLLREPAIEETPTGMSKMELLETLESLVRRSLIYKNTTTFKLIPIFKEYLNQQLYKQQIRQKEVIS from the coding sequence ATGCTATCTACCTTAAAACAAGTGGAATCAGGGGAATTTATTGAAGCTGCCTATAATTGGAAGTTGGAAAAGTTATATGTAGATCTCGCTTCAGCGAAAAATAAAGGACTGACACCTGTAGAAAAGAAAATTCTGCGGGGACTACTTTGCGGCTATAGTCCTAGAGAGATAGCAGATATTATTTATCACAGTTCTAGTAGTAGTTCAGTTAGAGTTTATCTTTCCAACGCTTTATACAAATATATTGAAGTAATGTTATCTTCCCAGACAAGCCAAAAGGTAAAAATTAACCATTGGAGTCGGGTAACAAAACTTTTAGAAGAAGCAGGTTATAAATTATCTGTTAGTCTACCACCTAAAATAGTCTCTACCTTAGTTGAAAAAGAAGAAGCTCATCAATCGGAAATTACCGAAAATTTTGATTGGGGAGAAGCAGTTGATGTCAGCCTTTTTTATGGGAGAAATAAAGAATTAGGACAATTAGAAAATTGGATTATTCAAGATCGTTGTCGCTTAGTTTCTCTGCTAGGGATGGGAGGAATTGGCAAAACTGCTTTATCAGTAAAATTAGCAAAACAAATACAACATAATTTTAAATATGTGATTTGGCGATCGCTAAATCAAGCCCCCCAACTCTCAGAACTTTTAGCTAATTTAATAGAATTTTTAGCCCAACAACAAAACAGTAACTTCACTTTATCAGCAACTACATCTGGGAGAATTACTCAATTAATTGAATATTTCCGCCAATCTCGATGTTTGCTAGTATTAGATAATGTAGATACATTGTTACAATCCCATAATTCTGCCGGAAGTTTTTCCCCAGAATATAAAGAATATCGACAATTTTTTCAACGGATTGGCGAAGTATTACATCAAAGTTGTTTGGTGTTAACTAGCCGAGAAAAACTAAAAGCAGTCGCAGCGATCGAAGGTGTTAACCTGCCAGTAAGATCTTTCCAAATCAAAGATTTAAGTGAAGTAGATTGTCAAGAAATAATTAAAGCTAAAGGTGTGACTTGTTCCGAATATGAATGGCGATTGCTAATCAGTCGTTATTCTGGCAATCCTTTAGCTTTAAAAATAGTCTTAACCACAATTATGGAATTGTTTGATGGCAAAGTAGCTAGTTTTTTAAAGCAAAATCTTTTAGTTTTTGGAGGAGTACGAGAATTAATTGAAGAACAGTTTAACCGGACTTCAAAAATTGAAAGGCAAGTTTTATATTGGCTAGCTGATAAGCAAGATATCTTACTCTTAAGAGAGCCAGCAATTGAAGAGACACCAACGGGAATGAGTAAAATGGAGTTACTAGAAACGCTGGAATCTTTGGTTAGACGATCGCTAATTTATAAAAATACTACTACTTTCAAACTAATCCCAATATTTAAAGAATATCTTAATCAACAACTCTACAAACAGCAAATTCGCCAAAAAGAAGTCATTTCCTAA
- a CDS encoding class I SAM-dependent methyltransferase translates to MMNQKPPLRNWEKLYQEQAVESMPWFNSELDSDIEKSLIQLNLTTGNVLDVGTGPGTQAIILAQRGFQVTATDLSETAIKKAAARGEAKGLNINWKQDDILNSKLEGEFDLIIDRGCFHVFPPESRQDYVNVAYSLLKPESFLFLKCFSSLEPREGGPHKFTPEGIKEIFSDKLEVISVEQTVYYGNLDPHPLALFTIMQKT, encoded by the coding sequence ATGATGAATCAAAAACCACCGTTGCGTAATTGGGAAAAGTTGTATCAAGAACAAGCAGTTGAGTCTATGCCTTGGTTTAATAGTGAGTTAGACTCAGACATAGAAAAAAGTTTAATTCAGCTAAATTTAACCACAGGAAATGTATTAGATGTCGGTACTGGGCCTGGTACGCAAGCAATAATTTTAGCGCAAAGAGGCTTTCAAGTTACTGCTACCGATCTTTCCGAAACAGCAATTAAAAAAGCTGCTGCTAGAGGAGAAGCAAAAGGATTAAATATTAACTGGAAACAAGATGATATTCTTAATAGTAAACTTGAAGGAGAATTTGATTTAATTATCGATCGGGGTTGTTTCCATGTTTTCCCCCCAGAAAGTAGGCAAGATTACGTTAATGTAGCGTACAGTTTGCTGAAGCCAGAAAGTTTTTTATTTTTAAAATGCTTTTCTTCTTTAGAACCTAGAGAAGGTGGGCCGCACAAATTTACTCCAGAGGGGATTAAAGAAATTTTTAGTGATAAATTAGAAGTAATTTCTGTTGAACAGACAGTTTATTATGGTAATTTAGATCCGCATCCTCTGGCTTTATTTACCATTATGCAAAAAACTTAA
- a CDS encoding pyridoxal phosphate-dependent aminotransferase — MKNEIQRMQAVQSPIIPVVGELIRSTPGTISLGQGVVYYGPPPEAVEQISRFLAEPQNHKYQAVEGISPLLEIISTKLAAENQIQINQNNCIVVTAGSNMGFMNAILAIANPGDEIILQTPYYFNHEMAIAMASCRPVLVNTDENYQLLPDAIASAITHKTKAVVTISPNNPTGAVYPQETLKAVNEICRQRGIYHISDEAYEYFTYNGVKHFSPAAIPHSNDYTISLFSLSKAYGFASWRIGYMVIPQHLLVSIKKIQDTILICAPVISQYAALGALQAGVNYCKEKIKAITKVREIVLQELQSISELCIIPPSDGAFYFLLKIQTNLGALELVEHLIREYKVAVIPGTTFGMDNGCYLRVAYGALQAETAQAGISRLVKGLKNIVS, encoded by the coding sequence ATGAAAAACGAAATTCAAAGAATGCAGGCTGTGCAGTCACCAATTATTCCTGTGGTTGGTGAGTTAATTCGCAGTACTCCGGGAACTATTTCTTTGGGACAGGGAGTTGTCTATTATGGGCCACCTCCAGAAGCAGTAGAACAAATTTCTCGATTTTTAGCTGAACCACAAAATCATAAATATCAAGCTGTTGAAGGTATTAGTCCTTTGTTAGAAATAATTTCTACTAAGTTAGCGGCAGAAAATCAAATTCAAATTAATCAAAACAACTGTATTGTGGTGACTGCTGGTAGCAATATGGGGTTTATGAATGCAATTTTGGCGATCGCTAATCCAGGAGATGAGATTATTTTGCAAACTCCTTATTATTTTAATCATGAAATGGCGATCGCAATGGCTAGCTGTCGTCCTGTATTAGTTAATACTGACGAAAATTACCAATTGCTTCCTGATGCGATCGCATCAGCGATTACTCATAAAACTAAAGCCGTAGTCACCATTTCTCCAAATAACCCAACTGGGGCTGTTTATCCTCAAGAAACTTTAAAAGCAGTTAATGAAATTTGTCGGCAAAGAGGAATTTATCATATTAGTGATGAAGCTTATGAATATTTTACTTATAACGGAGTTAAGCACTTTTCCCCCGCCGCAATTCCCCACAGTAACGATTATACAATTTCCCTCTTTTCCCTGTCTAAAGCTTATGGTTTTGCCTCTTGGCGCATAGGTTATATGGTAATTCCTCAACACTTATTAGTATCAATAAAAAAAATTCAAGATACTATATTAATTTGTGCGCCAGTGATTTCCCAATATGCCGCTTTAGGTGCGTTACAAGCCGGAGTTAATTACTGTAAAGAAAAAATAAAAGCCATTACAAAAGTGCGTGAAATTGTGCTGCAAGAATTGCAAAGTATTTCTGAATTATGTATAATTCCCCCATCAGATGGCGCATTTTATTTTCTGCTAAAAATTCAAACGAACTTAGGGGCGCTGGAATTAGTCGAACATTTGATCCGTGAATATAAAGTAGCAGTAATTCCAGGCACAACTTTTGGGATGGATAATGGTTGTTATTTGCGTGTTGCTTATGGTGCATTGCAAGCAGAAACAGCACAAGCAGGTATTAGTCGATTGGTGAAAGGATTAAAAAATATTGTGTCCTAA
- a CDS encoding YkvA family protein: protein MKQTIVENIYNWYRQNIRHPKYRWFIILGTLFYLVGPVDISPDVFPVIGWIDDTIVATLLVTEVSQMLLETRKKNKKQESDSEPNTINVDAVSSN from the coding sequence ATGAAACAAACTATCGTAGAGAACATTTATAACTGGTATCGTCAAAATATCCGCCATCCTAAATATCGCTGGTTCATTATTCTTGGCACATTGTTTTATTTAGTTGGCCCTGTAGATATTTCTCCTGATGTCTTCCCGGTTATTGGCTGGATTGATGACACTATAGTTGCCACATTGTTAGTCACAGAAGTTTCCCAAATGTTACTGGAAACAAGAAAGAAAAACAAAAAACAAGAGTCTGATTCTGAGCCAAACACCATCAATGTAGATGCAGTTTCTAGCAACTAA